The Carassius gibelio isolate Cgi1373 ecotype wild population from Czech Republic chromosome B18, carGib1.2-hapl.c, whole genome shotgun sequence sequence catgttttatttatgattgtatttatttgtccaaTTATATTTGAGTGCctgaaaaggtgtgtgtgtgtatggtcgGGGTCATcttaattgtttcattttaaatgtattctggTAGCAAACAGAGCCAACATTCTGAAAATTGTGTCAGTccaaaatgtgtatgtgtgcgtgtgtttaaaatatatgtaaataatttatgtaaagtatacatactttttgattacttttaattttaattgatttcTCTCTATTCAGGCTGTTCTGACAAATgttctcttatttttttatttattttttgaagttaTACAATTTCATAAAGATGAACATCTCAAGTGGATAAACATGTGAAGCAGACAAATGTATAAAAGTCTGTATGACCAAAACAAGTTTTAACCAAAGTTATGGCATTATGGCAAGGTAAGACTATTTCTTTTGTGTCTCTCTTCCCATTATTGCATTTTTAGTGTTTCTCTCTGGATGTAAAAGGATGATGTAGCACTTAGGGGCAAATATGGCCACCAGTAATCCAAAACTAGAAGCTAAAATGGCAAATATCTCCACAGCCACTGCATATTTTCCTGGTGAGCTCACATATGCTGGAACAAATGCAATCCACACAGCACAGAAGATCAACATACTAAAAGTGATAAACTTTGCTTCATTAAAATTATCTGGTAGATTTCTTGCCAGGAAGGCTAACAAAAAGCTTATTGCAGCCAATAGTCCAATGTATCCCAGCAGCATAGAAAAACCAGCCACTGAGCCTATAGCACATTCATAAACTATTTTAGAGCGAGTATACTGGTTGTTTTTATGGGGTGTTGGAGAGGCAGTTGATAACCAGACTGCACATATCACAACCTGGAGGGCTGTTAGAACCAAAACTGTGCATCTTTGTTGAGCTGCTCCAAACCATTTCATAGCGCCTTTGCCCTCTGGCCGAGATGACTTGAACACGGCTATAACCACCATAGTCTTGACCAGGATGCTGGAGACACACAGGACAAAGCTTATGCCAAATACAACATGTCTTAACTGACATGTCCACAATTCTGGCCGTCCAATGAACAGCAGCACACACAGGAAACACAGTTTGAGTGACAACAACAGCAGGAAGCTGAGCTCTGAATTGTTGGCCCGTACTATGGGGGTGTTACGATGAAAAGCAAAAATGACCATCACAAGGGCACAGAAGCAGGCGCCAAGCAGGGAGGCACTTGTCAGTGAGATTCCGAGAGGTTCCTCATAGGATAAAAATTCTACTTCTTTGGGGACACATTGGTCCTTATCTGTACTTGACCAGAAGTCTTCTGGACACACTGTGCACTCAATAGCATCTATCAAAtgacacaataaaaaaagaagaaaaatgtaagTTGAAAAGAAAATTCCCTTTTAATTATATGAAAATTTTGGAATATGACTCCTACCTGTAGTATTAGAAATTTCTCCATCTCTGCATGGCAGGCAGTCAAAACAGCAGACAGGAAGGCCCTTCCTTCTGGCTCGTCTGGTGCCTGGGGGGCAGCTCTCACTGCATACTGACTGTGGGGGCTTAAAGAGAAACCATCTGTTATTTAGTCATGTGTGATGTTACCTCTTTACATAATGATAAGTtggcctttattttatttttatttttcttgtttgatAGCATTGACTATTATAGACTATCtgcaaaatatgacatttatCATGCAATATTAGTTACCTTTTTTGTCTCAAAGTTCCAGTATATTGCATCCTCATTCAGTGTGAGGACCATCCCTGTTGCCACTCCTTCATTTACAACACCTACATTGTGGACTGCTATTGACCCATCAGAGCTTGGCTGCCAGTTCAGCACATCATAGATGGCCAGAGCATCTCCATTCTTATCAAATGACACATTATCCCCAAAGCCTGTGGTGAAGTTGACTTTCTGTAGGTAGTGAATCAACTGTAGAGATTGTagtgtaacaccaatgagcggatggtattcaaccatctgttccatgttaatgaaccctgaccccttttgacacattctacactcaaagaccagaacgtgagttaaagaaaaaacaaggactttcgttttacaaccctcttacaacataactcaccaccctgggcgccgccatgacggcaatgtcctggcggggatgagagttataacaccttggagactatccagagatgcgatatcgaacttcaaaagggaagacaaacaaccccccttcttgatcgcacattccagtgaaacagacgcacatacactcaaaaacaggcacaagcatttttgctggcccatggaccttcttgtactaaaactacctctaaatgtattttaatgtctccctttttgtgctcaaatgtatgtatgcggcatagtggaatatcTGAATGtcactgtgtgtttaatgcaaactttagatgcatttagttaatagtaagtctgtatcttcggatacgggactggtaaaagCCTAGTTCTTAGTGTCGGTATAATCGTAAAAACgcgactgtaacgaatcttgatagcaaattacaaaaagatgcattgtgtcagaggaacgatcttgcttaagaaaagtgtttaactttgacatcgccataaattagaccagtgggcggagatcagcaaacaaagaagatttttcccgccttagtttgtttacacttcattggctcatactaaaaaataggtgtaaacctagagttacttaaaagctcagggaaacctgtattctgggcattccgccagagagaaaagaggattcccagctttgcaaccggacttcaagaagttctccgttattcttctttacttttcgtttcattctagtttttctttattgtctgctgatatttgacttcgttcaattgccttcacgagccaaacgaacttaagtctagtcatcttttggcaaagtttaccttcgcgttaaccatcgagctcgcgtatcatctgctctggaaagaaccacgctgaggccgcacagaccggacaatttgagcgcagctacgcacaagagccagatcaaagcaagtactttcttatatcgcaactaaaattgctgtttaaggttgtctaggctattccatgtttgtgaaatcattcaatgacttggggtctcttgcaaagttaactgtttgaaattgccacgctgagattgctttcactttcactttctctccctctctctctctctctttatctctatctctcatttatctcattattattcttgttcatttaccttgtttaaattgtattttcgttttgctatatactcatatttactccgtgtgaattgtagttatgtactctttagtctgtttttattaaatcctataatttgcttgaattgaattgttttattgctcattgagatcgaagttcctgaatcgtgtgatctacgctacgagctttgttttatatgaattaattttcagtaatcttagtagtacagacacagaaaatattgttttttcctgatcagaagattaatatttcttggagtttgtaagaagggtatttttattggattttgataaggaagtctagcttccagttcgctggacgaacagattgtctagagtaacttaaattaattatagtaaaggttacctttaaatgattaaatattccctctttgggtaatttaatatttgtaagcaataagcacgttatattcatagactcatgaatattcacttcatttgagttaattattccccagaaagtgattgttgctacattaaATGGTGGAGTTAAATTTGGGCAgcgttcaaactttgtttttgtgagcaatattcattttcattttcgtgagcatttttggatgttaatattatgtttgcgcatttttgaattgtgagttaAGTCGCGCTTCCAGCGAACTCATTTGGCACAAAGGCAGCTGTTCAGCCCAGtaacagtttctaaaaatacctatagtcactgttattttaataaaaataaactgcagtaaatgttaaaagtctcctgtcaagagaagaccaacattttcatatgaataattaaaagatgaagaaatcttttattaattgtaatatgtaaatctgaacctgagcgatgttcctctgattcagttaaaaaggccttgcatattaagtatcgttattgaatttcgtggtgagccacagtgatattcaaaatttaaacgataaaaactcctggtctaaattggcttagctacccgattttaaacctaaaacatttaaatcataagtgctgttttgttaaatgtttatgggagGTAAAACAGATGGACAAAATCTGTTATTAACAGTTTTGTGTTGGTTAGAGAAAAGCTCCGGCCTCACGCGCTGTTTAATTTAGCACCTCAAGGGTCATAAAACCTTTGTCTGTTTGTGGGTTGCGATTTTGATGCAGAGAATCAGCGCTGATGAGCGCACAGAGATTAGATCATAGTGTAACTGACTGTCATTCCGCTAtttaaacaccagagggaattttagacgtttcaagttgccctgtcttctgattccagcttgcatgagtgccatctctggccgtttcagataaggctctcgaattactaacctctatttctctctgtgatttattgaattagctgtctaaattatcaataattatttgcattaacagctttgctcgtgcgaatattatttcagcattagacaatttttgcctgtttttgttcacatttactttgaatttggttcaaacatgatctgaattagaatttaattgtttaatagtgcaaattaagtgtctcagcccaaccactgattaacccatttagaagggagcaagccatctagtggcagtaacctgttaagtcagttcacagcttgcatctctctgatctctttcttttcggttctgttttgaattgcttcatctacttttaccctttctgattaatttcataattattaatgatacattaCTGTTATCGTTGGGTATTATAGGGCATTCATTCCGATTTTTCCAATTAATTCTTCTCacctgcttattttaaatttagatttaaaccagttttgaatttttaatttgaattaagttttctgcccaccaggttaagccacagagagtgaatacgcccctttgtggtgaaaaccagcttcttcttctcccgtgctcattcctgtcttttgttatttattttattattattattattatttttttattattattattattattattatttttttttttattattttttttttcctctttaatttttttttttattattaatttttattattattatttatttttatttttttatagttttattcaactttttattttattttattctatatagccctttttgttttttatctttcctctctctttttgcttagattattttgataattaccatcattatcataagcttttgtttttgttttatcatcattaggtaaagctgtttacctctcatttctacatatatatttactcagttgatgattaaacaaaccaaaccttaattcactttaagtttcctttgttcatcctttgtgtatttgattgtagaactcctttGGTGataggacagtcatctcaggtttccagtgagcaagggggccAACCGGCGTTGCCAACACTGGccgtgagtgaaactcggtccctcttatctctgtTCGTTTGCGCCACGCAGTggaagacatcagcaatttggcactccaacggtgatcaatcagtccagctgacacacgacgcaatctctgggaccagtacctaaaccgggggctaaatcggggcccactttcttttctaaagagagggttctggggaacagcccaattttgtagtgctgtctggcggttgacatcttggtgttgccggttgtgttaaaagtcacaagctgtttgagagggcgcaacgtcagagtaacggagggccagggacactgcggttgagtgtttgggagcgccagggaggctgaccgtgccgctggattccaccaggtgaaccaaaagtgataaaacctatccacttattataaggcgcagaatattagatattccccctgatatttatgttaagtgtttggtccattttcctctgtaagccacacccttttcctaggtctcttactcccctagccgcacgtgctgtaggcccctagcagaaactcttgtgaaaaacagcaggcttaattttttttttttattctctacctaacacttctagcgttcttattcattccatttcattgcagaccaatttatttggtgttttgttttcac is a genomic window containing:
- the LOC127977777 gene encoding extracellular calcium-sensing receptor-like, which codes for MYKDGDFILGGLFHVHFFTVFPDLSFRMEPERPYCEKFNMEGFQHAQTMAFAIDEINKNPSLLPNITLGYHLYDNCVMLAMAFRAAMFLSSGTEESFHDLNCTGPPPVVGIVGDASSTPSIAISSVLGLFRVPIVSHYATCSCLSDRKKYPSFFRTIPSDAFQVRAMVQILRHFEWTWVGLLYSDDDYGIYAAQLFQQEMQLFGHCVAFSELLPNDHNPRDIQRITGLIQASTARVMVVFALSSYLLPLMDEVVLQNITGRQWIASEAWATSLEYHTPRFLSFLGGTLGIAIRRGEIQGLHDFLLHLYPSNDPQNNMLRIFWENMFGCSFETGDRKSDGEHLKKVCTGKEDLNKTHTTYTDVSGLRASYNVYKAVYALAHALHDLMQCEEGRGPFSGNKCADVINLKPWQLIHYLQKVNFTTGFGDNVSFDKNGDALAIYDVLNWQPSSDGSIAVHNVGVVNEGVATGMVLTLNEDAIYWNFETKKSVCSESCPPGTRRARRKGLPVCCFDCLPCRDGEISNTTDAIECTVCPEDFWSSTDKDQCVPKEVEFLSYEEPLGISLTSASLLGACFCALVMVIFAFHRNTPIVRANNSELSFLLLLSLKLCFLCVLLFIGRPELWTCQLRHVVFGISFVLCVSSILVKTMVVIAVFKSSRPEGKGAMKWFGAAQQRCTVLVLTALQVVICAVWLSTASPTPHKNNQYTRSKIVYECAIGSVAGFSMLLGYIGLLAAISFLLAFLARNLPDNFNEAKFITFSMLIFCAVWIAFVPAYVSSPGKYAVAVEIFAILASSFGLLVAIFAPKCYIILLHPERNTKNAIMGRETQKK